tgatGTCATTCAAAACCTCACTTCCATAACCAACACATCTACAAGGAGATTGTGTGGGTGTTTGCTTCGTTCAGTGTGTGAAAATAAGCGAGAGTTGTGTCACGACACCTTGTGACTTGTTCACCATAAAAACACACCTGCTCGGAATAACCTCTCCGCTACAGCAGTACTTTGGTGTTAAATCATGTTTTGTTTCAACCTCATCTCTCTGATAGTGCTAGTTTTTGAAGAATGGTACTTTTTTCTGGAGTTAAAATCAGTTGGCATCCGTCAAATTGTTATTAatagaaataatattttgtgtgttttagggGCATACCACAAGGAAGAAATGGAAAGGCATTTTATCATCACCATACACCTGCTGCTATTTGTTCATACTTTTTACTTGGTATCGCTCAACAATACAACCGATTCTCCAGTGCACACTTTTAATAACGACTGGTTGCGTCAGCAAGATCTTGTCGCTAACGAGGAAGGGGAAAATGGGCAGGAAGGTGATGTGTCTCATATGGGAAGAGGCAACAATTCCAGCAGTGTAGTATATGATGAAGAGAATGACGACGAGCAGAATGAAATTGAAACATACGACGATCTGAATGTTGCCATAACTACCgagcctcccacatccccaaatgcCTCAACGGTGCAACCTGAACTGTCGGATGATAATACCAACATCACAAACACagaatcaaaacaaagcaacgtCAGCAAAACCGAGGGGGAGTTCATGAATTCAACCACACCTGCTGAGATTCCGGATGTCAATCAAAACGCAACCATTTCTCCTGATTTCTCCAATCACACCGATACAAACAACACCACTACCTTGGCACCAGAGATCCTGGATTTCAATGAAAACACAACAGCAGACACAACAACAATAAAGACAACAACCATAACAACATCAGGGAATGAAATGGTGTCAACCAACGTAACAGAATCTAATGACACCAATGTGACAACCACGGCAGCAACAGAGATGAACACAACATCTGCAACATCTACATCAACAGACCTTTTTCCCCTGGAACCCACCACTATGACAACCGTTGCTCCTGAAACACCTGGAGGCAACTTGACAGATAAACAGGCATCTTCAGGGAGCAGCTCAAACGCAGGTAGAGTTGCATTTTTGGATGTCCAAATTTTGTTGAAACCCGagtttcttgtttttgtccacACACAAATTTTGTCTAAGGTCACTAAGAATTGAAATCTAAATATGATACCagattgaaagaaaaaacaagtgGCATCAATACTATTATACTCTAGTTGGGCCAAAAGGTTGATCCTCAATTTAGGTGTAACGGATTGAACTAGGGGAACTTTATAGTGATATAATCCTCTGATGATCATTTTTAGGTTTGAAGTTTGATATTTAAACTCATTGTTTAACAGCACACAGTACCTATCAGTTGTCACTTATTTGGTTACTATATTCTGTCCACCATCTCACCTATATCCATTTAGTTTTCCACAAGCTGAGGACAAACATCCCTTCTTTCAATAGAAAAGGCTTGGGTTTAGGTTTCAGCTCCTTATTTTGCctgaaggctccttttataACGTCTTACTCAGCAGGAACAATGATACATTatttcagtggaaaaaaaaacctgaaataAAGAGCTGGATTTCAGAGATACCTGATCTGCAGCTACACCGCCATATAAATGATTTTCAAATTCATACTATCTGCATAGTGATACCAAGTGTGAAATCAActtaaataataacaaataatttaATCATAGCTAAACAACAATTATGATTGGATTACAACATAATATATCTTGAATGTCATTACAATGCACATAGAGTGGTCATTTCCCAATCTAAAGATTGGGGTTCACTCTCTGTCTAATGTGACAATGTTGAAGTGACCTTGACCAAGATATGAACCCAAGTTGATCCTGATGATCAATACCTAAATGAGGTAAAAGTGTTTGAGTACTGAAGGTAGAAAAGTGCCATACAAGTGTAAGTccaagtccaaagatgtgtgcCTTTAACGTTAAAACAAACTGCTTCAGAACAGtttttcttaaagaggggaaactaaatacatgaataaaaacatgaaataaATCCTTATGAGTTCAAGCAATTTTAGTTCCTCACCGTTTCCTCCAGAGAGTTAGTCTCCACTGGACCTGGACTGGGTTGCTCAAGGCACAGAATTGTTATCCAGGCAGGTTGGGACGAAATAGCCATTAGATTAGTTTTTGATTAGCCTAATTCAAAAGcaataaaaaatacatgtgCATGAATTAGACTGGAAGCGACGCTACTAAGAGAAGGGATAGCAAGAGTGGATGACTTTAAAGAGAAGAGTATATTGGTAGAAGGAGGATGAAGATGGCGCTGCTAGGAAAGAGAACTAGAGGAAGACCAGAGAGACGATTGATAGATCAGTAGTGAGGGAAGACGTGAGGGCAGCTGGTGTTATAGGGCAGGATGAAAAAGCTCGGCTTTAATGGAAAAGTATGAGGCACTGTGGCGACCCCTGACTGGAAAAGCTAAAATATGAAAAattcaaaaaaggggaaaaaaaaggagcataaTAAGAGCAaaatcaatgtgtttttttcttagtaATGTTCCTACTTGTAATCTGAATGTTAGGCGAGGTTTGTATTTGTGTGCATTTCCAGTGGTCTAGAGTCCTAAGTTTAACTTATTCACTGCCAAATATTTTCTGACCCCCAATGGAGTTGGTGTTAGATGTCTGCATCCTGAAAAGACACAACTATACAtcactggcagtgaatgagtttcaTCATTAAGAGATAATATTCAGATCAATTGAGTGGTAACTCCAGTGGTCCGTCTCGTAAAGATATTCAAAGCATGTTTCAGCCAAAGTTACAAAATACTACATTGATGAAATCTCTTTTCGTCCTTCCTTCTAACCCTTCGTTTCCTTATCTTATTCTGAAGGGTGGCCATCTGAGACCAGCAGGAACAAACGGAATGAAGCGTGGGGAGCTATATTAGGAACAGCAGTGGTTGTATCCTTAGTGGGACTGGTTGCATACATCATCCTGAAAAAAAGACACATCAAAGGTTTCTCACACAGAAAACTGGTTGAGGAGTTCCCCTCTGAACCAGGTAAGATGATACAATACATCATAATGCATATGAGTCATATACAGATAAAGTAGACAACGGACAAATAATGTCAGTCTAATATTGGGTCGAaagatcattaaaaaaaaaaaaaaggttaatctGAATACACAGTAGAAGCTGTTACTGTATGTAAAACCACTTTAAGTATAAAAGTggcctggtgtttttttttgttattttgagcTAGATAAAAAACTAACTAATGAACTCGCTAACTAACTCGCCAACTCACTCGCCAACTAACTCGCCAACTAACTCgccaactaactaactaaaaGAAAAAGAGCAGCTGATAAAACCAGGCATCGAGTCTAAGAGTTTTGGCCAACACTGCTGTTGTAGAGTCTGATGGTGTTGGGCAGAAATATGTCGGTTGCTCATTACACAATCAGTTTTACTTGGACTAACTCTCTAACAGTTTGAAACAGCACATTGACAAAAACACTGACATTtgttcataatttaaattgcacacacacatgcacgcacgcacacactcgtgtaatGATCTCACAGTGTGTAAAAAGAGGGGCATGTACCAAGGCAATTTGCAATCAAGCAAGAAATGTCACTTATGAACTAAAATTACATGCTTAACCTTCTTGTTAAAGTCAAAAACTAAATGTAGGTACacaatgaaaaagaaaagagcacGCTGTTGTATTCAATCTCTAAAGTATGTACCGTGCTATAAATGAATATGAATTTCTGAGTTTCATTTCTGAGTTTACTTGCTTCACAATTAAATCAAGTGTAAGGCTTTTGAGAGCTTTCTTTAATTAATGCCACTTCAATCATGCATATTGACTAAATAAATGGCATGATATATACTATGGAGTATGAAGCATTCTTACAGTGATTGCAGATTAATGACGAATTCTCTTCAATGTACAAGACCTTAGTTTGGCGGTAACGGAATAGATGAAGTCCAAATGTCACAACCATAGAAATTGAAATATGGCTGGTGGCAAAGTAGGACACATATGTCACAGTGGACAAGAAGTCACCAATTTTTAAATGATAAAAGAAGAATGGAACGTAGCTGCACTAGAAAATTGGACAATTTGGGCTGTATTTTTGTAGACAGCGGGAACAAATCCTAATTTTGTGTGAGGGCAAGGCTTGAGTAGGCCAATTGGCAGACCAAGCTGGGTGTGCCGGTGCAGCATGTTGTTGGATGAGTCGACTCAGACCACATCTAAATGCTGGCGCAGGATAGACAGCTGGTTGAACGTGCATTTGGATGGACGTCAGACACATTTGATTTGTAAATATGTGAACAGTGTACTTCACAAAGCAGGTGTACGTTCTGCCATTTCAAGACTATAGTGCATGACGAGTGCAGTCCAGTTCAAGCGAATGAGAAAAAACACTTTAATTTGCGCCCTTTAAGTTATTTTTATGAAACGTCACTCACCTTCCATTCGGTAATTTAGTGTTCCCAAATTTGTATTGAGACAAAACACATGACTTGACATGAGAAAAATCTTTGTCTTGAGTCTTTGACCTCTTCAGTGAGAACATTCACTAAACAGCTGATGATACACAACCAgtgtttgaattttattttttttaaatattagtttTATAGCTCATCGTATGTAACCTTTTTATGTCCATGTTCATCTTCCAGTTCTGAGATTGGACAACGGTGAACCTTTGGATCTGAATTTTGGTGGCTCATCTTATTACAACCAGGGACTACAAGGAGACAACATTCAAATGGCCAACCTTCCACGGCGTCAGATAAAGTAGAAAGACACATGGACCATGAATCTTTCGACAGGGAGTTTGTTGAATGACAAaggattttaaatatatttaaataagtGCCACTGATAGAATttctggatgaaaaaaaaatcccttatttttaatttaatgccTGCAACGCATTCCAAAATGTTGGGAGGACATGTTTACCACTGTGTTACATCTCCTTTCCAACACCAACGCTTAATAAGCCTTTGGGAACTGAGGACACTGAAGCTTTGttggtggatttttttccaTTCTTGCTTGTTGTGCAATTTAATCGTCCAGGGTTTTTAGTATAATATTTTCTGCTTCACAATTTGCCACACAGGACTGGACTGCTTTTCGGCCAGTCTCGTGCTTGCAATACCTGAAAATAATTTGCCTggatatgttgctccaaaacatATCTGTGTATTCATTTGGACgttggttgaaaaggatttgcaaatatttgtaatctcttttttttttacattttaacaaATGTCCCAACTTCAttgaaatttgaatttataACTGTGCCTGAACAATATAACATTAatgtgtttacaaaataaaatgagaagCCAATACGAACAATTAACTCATGCGCATTAGTTTTAGCGTGCTACCTTAAGCTGATCCTATTTTGCCAATCTATCTTCCGTCGTCATTCATTAAAATAATCATCTTTCCGCCACCGTCCGTCTTAAGTTGTGCTTTCAGTTGCTGTTAGCCATAACCACACTCCATAACAAGACATGGCTCTCAAAGAAAACCATATTTCAAGTAGCTGTTGGATTTGCAGATTGAGGTTTTGGTATTCCATGAAGTTAAATATTTGGTTGTATGATAGCTGCATCAACAAAATCTTCCCAAACATTCTATGACCTCTACATGTTGAGATACACGACTTCTTTTGTACAGTGGTGTGATGCACCTCTGAGCGTTACATCACATTCACCTACAGCATACCAAGCAGAGATTGTGAAATGCACAGTAGTGTAACAAACTTCTTCCCAATTTCATTGCAATTCTTCTCATGAGCTTTTTTTGACTTTTAGTGACGACCTTCATTCAGCGAGTGTCTCTAAtgtcaatatattttttatacttgGGGAGAATAATTGTTTTGTAGAGGTTTTGTTAGCcagtcaaacaaaataaaaacatattgtCACATGTTTTTTGCCAGATAGACAAGCACTAATGAATGTGGTCTAATTTTGATTCATAAGCGCCAGTTTTGTTAGAACAGCCAATTATAACCCAAGAGCTACGTATGTAACTTTTTGTTGTTCTTTAATCCATTGGTGACAGGTCAGCTTTGTTCTAATTCAGCTTTGTTCTAATTTAACTTTGTTCTAAAATATGACACGATCAATCAAAAGCAGCACTTTACGGCACAGTAATGGGGTGCAGCACTGTTCAAAACTAATGCTGTGTATTCTGCACGCCATATCACTGATTGATTGAAGTTTTTGATCTGTGTTACCGGTCTTGATGTTCCCACCCTTAATGCACATCAATATTCAATTTGcatatccccctcccccactgtAACTATATAAATTGTTTGTATGAgaatttgcatttatttattttccatatATAAAATCTTCAACTGTGGGCAAAAATAAACTGTGGTTGTTTCTAAGTGGACTTGGATTTAAATACACACCTTCACCCCACAGTTCATCACTTCATCCAAAAATGCATGTTTGTAGACTGGTCAGGACTATTGTAGCTGGTGTGGGAAACCCttctaaaaaattttttttcataccatCTTAAGCCCCTATCTTACTGAACGTTTTTAAACGCAGCAAATGTTTTGTCATCGTCACTCAAGGTCACAAATGTTTGCCAAACGGCTGCCTTAGGTTCACCTGCACTTTTCCCTTGCGACAAGAAAAATCAGTAAAACAGTTGCCATGCGCTTTGCCAACATTtgcaaccttggatgagccttgaCAACCTCTGCCGTGAAAAAACATTTGTGTGGTTTACTTTTTATATAGCATACAGACAAAATGAATAAAGTCCATATATTGCTTAACGAATAGTAAACTAAAGATCAACTCAGTGAGGTAATCAATCAACAACAGAGTGGATTGTGTTTGATTTTGGAAGTTCCACACTTCACAAAGACAGCTTGGAGTCAATCACAGCGCACATTTAGAGAAAGACAACCACGTCATGTAATAGGAACTCAACTTACGCTGACTGCTTAAAAGTTAGCCAACGTATGCCGTCACTGACACTCCAATTAATATGTCAAGCCACACATCACATCACATTGTGGATGGACACATTTGTTAACTTTgcaacaatgaaaacaaaaacgatTGATTCAGATAATACGGGCTAGAACCTgaactgactttttttcttctccattgCTTAGTTTGCTTTATTTTCACACATTCCATGCACTTAGGAGCTGGTATAGACAATCCAGTTCCTTTTCCTTCACCAAGTTTGTTCTGATCCACACAACAGCTCAGCAGTTTGGAGTCAACACATTTGGCAGGGTGCTGAAATCAATTAAATGACCTGCTCGGAAATGTTCGTATTACATTTGAGGCTTTGGACAGGTTCATTTTCTCCTCCAGCTGAGTCAAATCAATTTAAATGGAATTAAATGATTACTATCTAAATTGAGGTTGTGTCAAACATTTTAACAGCTAAATTcaatttcattctttttgaTAACACTTAGTAAATGAATTTGACATCAAGAACCAAGACTGGAATTGTTGTTTTAGTTAGTTGAACAATAATTGTACTATTTGCATGTGTTGAATTTCCAAACATAAAGATGTATATAAACAGTTACAGGCTTCTTATTATGTTGCTGGCATGAAACCACACAATAGAGTAAAAATAAGCCTGTCAATATGCTAAAAAGCGTCAAGATGTTACAAAACTGATGGCGCAGCACGTCACATAGTAACTCTGACTGaccaaatgaaatattttttaaaggcaAAAAAATGACGAGGTCTCAAACCAAGGGAACAAGCTTttcaccaaatgtttttttcactccTGTGAagacaatataaaaaaatattaatacttttattatttatgcAGAACAATTCATTAATCCAGAGTCATCAATAACAAAATAattactgttgatgaaaggattAAACCCAGCCCATTTGAATGAACGAACCATTTTCCTACAAGAAGCAAAGCAAATTTGCATTTAATGCAAATTTATTCAAATGAACTGCATCGTAGTTTGTCGAATTAAGCAACATTATATTCGGTAAACATCTATAGAGAATTTATGAGTGTATTACTCCAAAAGTATCATAGCCGTAGGTGCGTGTGTAAATATGTTGATGCTCTTGTTATGCATATTAAAAATACCCAATTTTGAAAATGAGGGCACAGGTGGGTTGCACTGAAAAGTAACACATCACAGTAGAGTGTTATAAAGGGGCGAGAAATGAGGCCAATCCTCATTTTAATTTGCTCTTTGTTAATGCACCATTAAACGTTGCTTCCTGCAGTTTAATCATTTAGCTCGTCGAGGGGCTACAACAATACACCACGGCACTGATCTTTCCAAGCTGTTGTCGCAGTCAGGTCACTGGGGTGGATGTGAAAGGTCACAATCCTTCTGGCACTCGCGAGAGATAAACAAACATGGTACAAAAGGCTTCAAAATATATACTACATGACCGACAGGAAAATTTGCATCACCAGACATTGAATACTGAAGACGCCTCTCGTAAATTGGGTTGCAGCTTGTAAAACAGAACAATGGCACAGAGAGATATTTTAGGGTTTGCTGCATGAAATTTAATGTGGAAGATCGATTGTGCACACCAAACAACTGACATCAAACGGtcatattcatttaaaaaaaaaagatgtgaatgTACTTTGGAATATTATGTTTTTcttgatatttatttttattaaatataCCAACCAATGCAGACTTGGTTGTAGCACTGCCAGTatacttttgttttatttattacacGATTTGTCATAATCCAGTTAGTGAAACGAACAGCTCTGCCACTGAGAAGATGAAAGCATGAATCGAATGCAAATTAATTGTCATCTGGATACAGCATCATAACAAAGCTTGCTCTATATTTGAAAAAGGTACGTATATTTAAAAGTGTTTGATATCCTTGTGTGTGTCGTTTGTAAATGTCCTATTAACAGCCTCGACTCTCCCGTGACTACTGTACAGTAGTATACTTGATCTGCTGGAGGGAGGGGTGTTTCAGTAACGTAACATATCTCTCCACGATTAGCAAGGAAGCATCGAGTGCGCATGTCGTTCAAGCTCGATTGGTATTCAGTAGTGCCTCAAAATTTAAATGCTGCATTGCATCAGGCCCTAAAAGTCAAACTGTCAAAAAATCCATTTGTGAAGATGAAGTAGTGGTTATATTCAGGCTTTGGGTATGACACATGATACAATGACGATTGTGCAAATGATCCAGAGAGTCCTTGAGGTCTTTTAGTGTTCAATAATGTGGAATACAGATCAGTAATAGTCATGCGAATAATCCAGAGTGCAGCGGCTGCATTAATGGATACAGTAATACAGTCCCAACAGGGTCATGAAACATTTTGTAACATCCTGTTCATCCAGATAAGGCAGCTGGCCCAGATAACGTGTCACGTGTGTACCAGAATGTTGAAGGTTTTTGCGGACCAACTGGCTGAGTCTTCTCCAGGTGCTCTCCCGCAGGCAAGGAGGGACCTGGTCATGTCTTGTGAACCGAGACAAATGAATACAGAATTGTAGCCTTCATGTCACGAATTGTGAAGGTGGCTTTTTTGTCATACATGTGGTTAGAAGGTGTGTGACCCCCCCAGTAGCGCTGATGAAAAATTGTGGCCTCCTCCAGGCTGCCTGTCCCTGGCTGAGATGCAACATGCAAACATGTAGTTACACTTAAAGTGAGCTGGCGGACAAGTCTTCTACTCTGTCTGCAACTGGGCGTGAGTCTCACAGTCTTTAAGAATTGACAATAACAACATAAaaagacaaattaaaaaaaaaatagagtcaCTAGAGCGGTCTGGATATTGCTAAATATTTAGTCAAAGAGTTGACAACGTTTTGACTCCCTCTGCCACTTTGTCCTTCCTTGAAAGGGACACAAATAGGACACTTTACCCACGAACACAATACattaaaaaccaaaataaattaaaaactgaaacaaaaaataattacttTCCAAGTTTATTGAAAATGCCTGCCTTTTCCAAACAGTTCTTATCAGTTCACTTCCAAATACCTTATGTAAAAAATCCTTTGTGGAAAGCATCTAatgtgaaaacaaaacagagagCTCATATTAGTTTCTGTATTAGTCATCAGTCAATTCATAGCACTAAATGAAAGCAGAAGATTCCCCATCGGGTTTCTCCAAGCAGCATGAACAGCGTAAATCCAGACAGATATTTGCAATGTGGTTCTAAATGTGCGGTATTTGCATCATTATTGCTTGGATTACCCACATCTCAGATCTGCCAACTGCCAACAACGTTCTAGAATCATTTCTAAGACTGTTTACTGAGGATTATGTGAGAGATTCAGCAAAAACAGGTGGTTGAAAGAGAATAAACACAAAGTACAGAGTGGCTggtgtgcatgttttttttgtttttttttaaatcatgtcaTGTCATCTTGTGTTTTAGTACACATGGATGATGCATAAAGATGCATATTTGCATTTAACAATTTTTTGACAGAATGAGCTGTTTCATTTGCAATTGTGCAAAACATCTCAATGGGCTTAAAATGCCTGGCTTAAACTGACAGCGATGACTGTACATCTTTAGAAATGTCTTAGCATGTTTACATGTTAATACGGCATGTGCATGTTTAAAGATTATATTGTTGCATATGATTCACTTGTTCTAATCCCAAATTGTTGTTGAAATTCAACAGTCATAAGTGCCAATCAGGTCTAAATTCAACTGATAAGTGGAGTTCGTTTGAGTTATCTTCATGTTACTGTGTGTATGAATTTACAGTGATGGGAATTGAGGGGCTGAGCAATCATTCCTGGTTTCTCTATAAAAGTGCATACATTGACATGTGTATGGACAAATGTGTGAAGTACTTGACCTCAATGCGTGACCTCCCCTTTACTTTGTAtgaaattatattttatatgaatTGAACATACAAACAGGCCAAATTTATTTCTTTGTAAAGTTAGGGAGCCATTCAAGCTTTGCTTGTAAATATCCTTACAACATTTTCTCGATTCAAATGCAATGCAAGAAACTCGCATACATCAGCATCCTGTGAAACAGTTTAATGACAAATTTGACAGAATGTTGTACAGACAGAATCCTTTGGGGAGACTGTTGGGCTAAAGTAATCAATCATCACGCCTCCCAACACATTCCAGTCGCAGGCCTCACTTGATTATTTAAGGGAATTAGCTATCGATCCACAAAGAGTCACCAGCCAACTAGCCGGTCACATTCACCGCATTAAGGGGAAAGGTTTGTTCAACACAATGTTCTCTTTAGCACCTAACCTAATATGACTAGAGAGAATTTCAGAAATGAAAAACTTATATTTGAAAGGAACGCTCAAAGTCTACAAATACGAACAGCGGCACTATTACTTTTTCCCCAACACGGATTAGGCCCGAAGTAGACACGGCCAGGAATGGATCCTAAATTCAGCCTGGGAATTTGAGATTGAGAGGCCCCTAGTACACAACTGATAACTGCATTTTTTGTGGCAAGGccccaaataccgtattttccgcactataagacgCATcttaaaacctcaaattttctcaaaagccgacagtgcgctttataatccggagTGCCTTATAtacggaccaatattgagccactacggcaggtgtgtccaaatatatggatttatatatggacaaagttttaaaatgagccgttcattgaaggtgcgccttataatccggtgcaccttatatatggacaaagttttaaaatgggccattcattgaaggtgcgctttataatccggagTGCCTTATAtacggaccaatattgagccactacggcaggcgtgtccaaatatatggatttatatatggacaaagtttaaaAATGAGccgttcattgaaggtgcgccttataatccggtgcaccttatatatggacaaagttttaaaatgggccattcattgaaggtgcgctttataatccggtgcgccttatagtgtggaaaatagggTACTAACTCCTAATTTGTGTTGCATAAACAAACAAGGGTCTAAAAATGTTGTCGACCCAAGACACTTTAAGAAGTCAGTATTTGTGGACTTCATTTTGATGCTTCCTGAAAATTATATCACGTTCTTTCTTGGTTCTTACAGTTTCCTGTCCCTCATGACAATCTAATCGCCACACCACCTACCGGTAAGTGTGTCTCAATTTTTATTATGGAAACATATCGTCACAATTTCTCAAAATATGTATTTCTTTGTTATTATTGCTCTTGTTGTTTGGGGACTGCACGACTGGGTTATCACTAAGGATTTAAGGGCAAAATAAGATTACAGCAAGTCTCTTCTACATCCTGACTACTGTCAAGCTGCCCTTGACTCTGTCCTCCAGACTCAGCTAAGCATTGCAGCATCATTTGCCATCCCCACCACTCACCTCATCTCTTCTTGCATTCGATGTTTAGGCTCTGCTTCTCTGTATGCTAGGCAACAGAAATATACAgcagagtgcaaaaaaaaaaaaaaaatcccaccagCCATCCTCTTGTTGTTTATGAAATCATATGAGAAGAATGTGTAGTAGACCAACATTTGCATTTTTACACATAAAACAAATGGCCACATCTTTATGACCTCATGCAAAAATCTGCCATGAAATTATTTTAACTCTACCCCAAGATAAGCCTAACCCCCTGTGACAAAAAATAGAATACAAGGGACCCTCAAAAAGGTGAAATACATTTGTGAACTATTGTTGAAGCAGCAAGAGTTGCAGTATACAACAATTTCAGTAATCAGCATGGTTCCCTTGCTTATCTTTTCTCCTTTAA
This genomic window from Syngnathus scovelli strain Florida chromosome 4, RoL_Ssco_1.2, whole genome shotgun sequence contains:
- the si:ch211-98n17.5 gene encoding mucin-15; translated protein: MERHFIITIHLLLFVHTFYLVSLNNTTDSPVHTFNNDWLRQQDLVANEEGENGQEGDVSHMGRGNNSSSVVYDEENDDEQNEIETYDDLNVAITTEPPTSPNASTVQPELSDDNTNITNTESKQSNVSKTEGEFMNSTTPAEIPDVNQNATISPDFSNHTDTNNTTTLAPEILDFNENTTADTTTIKTTTITTSGNEMVSTNVTESNDTNVTTTAATEMNTTSATSTSTDLFPLEPTTMTTVAPETPGGNLTDKQASSGSSSNAGWPSETSRNKRNEAWGAILGTAVVVSLVGLVAYIILKKRHIKGFSHRKLVEEFPSEPVLRLDNGEPLDLNFGGSSYYNQGLQGDNIQMANLPRRQIK